One segment of Octopus sinensis linkage group LG27, ASM634580v1, whole genome shotgun sequence DNA contains the following:
- the LOC115225391 gene encoding mitochondrial import receptor subunit TOM22 homolog produces MADENLLSLEDKDDDELDETLAERIIGLSEMFPQSLRTTTCALCSLSLNYAKMLYSVTRTVAWVFVSSATIIVLPALFESERAQAQEQQLQQQRQILLGPNAAVSGSTPGLLPGVGSAPPRV; encoded by the exons ATGGCAGATGAAAACCTCTTGAGCTTAGAAGACAAGGACGACGAT GAGTTGGACGAAACCTTGGCCGAGAGAATAATCGGTCTGTCAGAAATGTTCCCCCAAAGTCTACGCACCACAACCTGTGCGTTGTGCAGCTTGTCGCTCAATTACGCAAAAATGTTGTACAGTGTCACTCGGACGGTGGCATGGGTCTTCGTGTCTTCGGCAACCATCATCGTACTCCCGGCCCTCTTTGAATCCGAACGGGCTCAAGCACAAGAGCAGCAACTTCAACAACAAAGACAg ATCCTTCTGGGCCCAAATGCTGCTGTGTCTGGTTCCACACCTGGGTTACTTCCTGGAGTTGGGAGTGCACCACCAAGAGTCTAA